CCGCGATCATTGCCGACGAGATGGCCATCGGCGTGATCAACCGCAAGACCACCGCGGCCCGGCTGATCCCGGTTCCCGGCAAGAAGGCCGGAGAAAAAGCCTTTTTCGGCGGCCTGCTGGGCGAAGCCGTGATCATCCCCGTCCCCGGCTCCGGCGGCTCGGACCGCTTCATCAACCTGGGCGGACGGGTTCCGGCGCCGTTGCAAAGCTTGGGAAACTAAGCTTTCCTATTCAAAACGAATGCGGACCAGAATCAAGCGGCGGGACTTGGCGCTGAACCCTGCCACCGAGTCCAGGCTTCCCGGGCCCGCTGGGCCCGGAGGGCCTTGCGAAGGGCCTTTTTGCCGCGGGCTTTGAGTTCGGGCATTAGGCCGAAGTTGACGTTGGAGGGCTGGAAGTTCTTGGCCGGGGTGCGCAAGTGTCCTAGGAGCGCGCCCAGGGCGGTTTCCGGGGGCGGAGGCGGCAGAACGCGGCCCTGGAGTTTGGCGGCCAGGGCATGGCCCAGCCAGAGGCCGCAGGCCGCGGATTCCACGTAGCCTTCCACACCGGTGATCTGGCCGGCCAGGAAGATTCCCGGACTGGAGCGCAGTTCCAGATCCGGGGTCAAGGCCGAGGGGGCTTCGACGTAGGTGTTGCGGTGCATGCTGCCCAGGCGGAGAAATTCCGCCCGCTCCAGGCCGGGGATCAGGCGAAAGACGCGCTCCTGTTCCGGATAGGCCAGCTTGGTCTGAAACCCGACCAGGTTAAAGGCCGTCTTGTCCCGGTTTTCAGCCCGCAGTTGGACCACGGCAAAGGACTGGGTCCCGGTGCGCGGGTCGATCAGCCCCACGGGCTTGAGCGGGCCGAAGGCCATGGTCATCTCCCCGCGCTCGGCCAGGGTCTCGATGGGCAGGCAGGCCTCGAAATGCAGGGCCTTTTCGAAATCCCGGGCCGCGACCTTGCGGGCGGTCAGCAGTTCGGCGTGAAGTCGCCGGTACGTCTCCTCTTCCATGGGGCAGTTCAGGTAGTCGTGTTCCTCGGGATTGTAGCGTGACCCCCAAAAAGCCACGTTCATGTCGATGGAATCCGCCGCCACGATGGGGGCGATGGCATCGTAGAAATAGAGGTGGTCCGCCCCCACAGTCCGGCGCAAATCTTCCGCCAACTCCTCCCCGGCCAGGGGGCCGGCGGCAACGACCACGGCGTCCGCGTCCTTCAGCTTCGGATCATCCAGGGTCCGGACTTCCTCCCGAACCAGCGTGATCAACGGCTCGTCCTGGATGCGCCGGGTGATCCACTCCGCGAACAGCTCCCGGTCCACGGCCAGGGCCTTGCCCGCTGGAACCCGAGTGGCCCGGGCCGCGGCCATGACCAGGCTGTCCAAGTCGGTCATTTCCAGCTTGAGCAACCCCACCGCGGATTCCGGCTCGTCGGAGCGCAGGGAGTTGGAGCAGACCAGTTCGGCCAGGTTCGAACTGGAATGGGCCGGGGAAAAGCGGTCCGGCTTCATCTCGAACAGGCGCACGACAATCCCGGAGCGGGCCAGCCGCCAGGCGCACTCGCATCCGGCCAGCCCGCCGCCGACCACGGCCACGGCTCGCGACCCGTTTTTCATATCTGTTTCGGTCATGGAAGCACTCGCTTGATTCGTCACATCAGGATTATTCATGGTGATAGCGTTCCAGCGCGCCGTCCGGGTTCACTTCCTTGCAGGACCAGGAGCCGGGTTGGAGGCTGTAGCGTCGAAGGGTCCAGTTTTCGTGGTCGATGCAGTCCACATGCCCCTGGCCGCCATCCGCCAGGGCCGCGACAAGCTCGTCCAGATCCGGCTCGATGTCCAGATATGAGCCTTCGTATTCCACTTCCAGGCCGTCGTCTCCAGACGGAGAAAAGACGTCGGCGTTCAGCAGACCATGCAACCTAGGCAGTCTGTCCAGGTCGATGCCCCGGATTTCGCCGAAAATGCGCAGAGGAAATTTCATGTGAGCCTCGGTTTTTTTGCCTTGAAAACGGATAGGTCTTTTTCTAGATTTTCGTGGTCATCCGCCAAATTCATTTCCGAAAGTGAATCTGTCACCAACTCACCGGCAGCCGGACCAGCTTACGAGCCTTGTTCTGGAACAGGACGTAACCCTTATCCCGGCCGTGCAGGTAAAGGTCTCGGGTGATGGCCACGTCATGGCGGCAGTAGGCGATGATCTTGTCGATTTGTCCTTGCTTCCACCATTTCAGGGCATCCAGTCCGCTGCCGGATTTCGGGGCGTTCAGGGTGTGCCGGGCCAAGTGGTCCAGGGAGAGGCGGTAGCCCAGCCGCTCGTGGACCACCTTGAGCATGTCCAGGGTGGGCAGGGAGTAAAAGTCGGCGTCCAGGACGCCGCGGAGCACATTGTAGTCGAAATTCAGAATATTGAAGCCTACCACCAGATCGAATTCCCGCAGCTTTTCGACCAGCCGAGGAACGTCCTCCTGGAGATAGTCCAGAAAGGCGTCCTCCCTGGAGTCGTACAGCACGGCGCAGCTCACGCCCATCAGGTCCGTATGGCTCCAGCCGCCCACCTCCTGGGCTGAGTAGCGGGTTTCGATATCCAGCACGGCGAAATGGACGGGTGAAGCTGGGAGTTTCGCAATCATGGTGTTTTTCCTTGCGGAGTTGGCGGATGGGCCAGGGTCTTCGGCGGGATCGGCGGCGAGAGGAGGTTGGACTCCGGTAACGGCCCGCATCCCGGCCTTGACCGCGTTCCAAAGCCCTCCGGATCGCCCACTGACCTCGGTACTGCCTGAAGAGGCCCGTTCGTACCCACCAGCCCTTTGTTCCGAGGCCACGGACGTGGAGGGCGACGCCACGGCGTATCCGCTTTGATCAATCGAGGCGGCTGCTCCCTGGAGAACCAGGGACGTCGATTGC
Above is a genomic segment from Desulfonatronum sp. SC1 containing:
- the trmFO gene encoding methylenetetrahydrofolate--tRNA-(uracil(54)-C(5))-methyltransferase (FADH(2)-oxidizing) TrmFO; this translates as MTETDMKNGSRAVAVVGGGLAGCECAWRLARSGIVVRLFEMKPDRFSPAHSSSNLAELVCSNSLRSDEPESAVGLLKLEMTDLDSLVMAAARATRVPAGKALAVDRELFAEWITRRIQDEPLITLVREEVRTLDDPKLKDADAVVVAAGPLAGEELAEDLRRTVGADHLYFYDAIAPIVAADSIDMNVAFWGSRYNPEEHDYLNCPMEEETYRRLHAELLTARKVAARDFEKALHFEACLPIETLAERGEMTMAFGPLKPVGLIDPRTGTQSFAVVQLRAENRDKTAFNLVGFQTKLAYPEQERVFRLIPGLERAEFLRLGSMHRNTYVEAPSALTPDLELRSSPGIFLAGQITGVEGYVESAACGLWLGHALAAKLQGRVLPPPPPETALGALLGHLRTPAKNFQPSNVNFGLMPELKARGKKALRKALRAQRAREAWTRWQGSAPSPAA